Proteins encoded in a region of the Zerene cesonia ecotype Mississippi unplaced genomic scaffold, Zerene_cesonia_1.1 Zces_u004, whole genome shotgun sequence genome:
- the LOC119838701 gene encoding uncharacterized protein LOC119838701 encodes MWSSVESGVEASRAAPCARGKHSATLLGGYVYVLGGRGAGGAVPLRDFWRYCLATGRWERLEARGEPPPALQEHTATAHEGRLYVFGGEAGALSNETPLWIYDTELQLWRKLAGQTSSNYSTLRRRSAREARNGTGPKGRRGHSAHALKDCLLIYGGYKDLRGSTNELWAFHYESEWWQQVRTSGAGPARHRHAGALHDARLYVHGGQCDLRDCADLWHYDTISRVWTQVRTPAKCSPSARSGHAGLRAGGHLYIFGGEAAGHPTNELWRFHFATETWERIIHTLKWPSARVDCRALLVSAPCGRRAPASAPAPSFSSPAPAPPPPRAEPPAGFLREISKLSSFHIRRAARCSYSVLGDQDSTESLIRESASLSKSRSAYIIDERQPADGGESPKEGTVPEQCVVSREPISVPDFADMVLPTPVLSPIEATKLVYLDSEEEEDLKLKRIEKTTVLPKSASVKFTKIPVTDKNDDEGELSTSDYASAEKVNRPNRASLGFSNPHYLGPDIRNLGSAMTPDSGVGGGDIELQDMSERRSRSEPRNGETQLYLLLVGGKEPPHRALLQSPLSMWTYRLL; translated from the exons ATGTGGTCATCCGTGGAGAGTGGTGTGGAAGCATCTCGTGCTGCCCCGTGCGCTCGTGGCAAGCACTCCGCCACGCTCCTGGGGGGGTACGTATACGTGCTTGGCGGCAGGGGCGCGGGGGGAGCTGTGCCTTTACGGGATTTCTGGAGATACTGCCTGG CTACAGGGCGATGGGAGAGGCTAGAAGCGAGGGGGGAGCCACCCCCCGCGCTACAGGAGCATACCGCGACGGCCCATGAGGGTCGCCTGTATGTATTTGGTGGAGAAGCTGGTGCCCTGTCCAATGAGACCCCACTATGGATCTACGACACGGAG CTGCAATTGTGGCGGAAGTTAGCTGGTCAAACCAGCAGTAACTACTCCACGCTGCGCCGGCGCAGCGCTCGCGAGGCGCGCAACGGGACCGGCCCGAAGGGTCGCCGAGGGCATTCTGCACATGCTCTGAAAGATTGTCTCCTTATATATGGAGGGTATAAGGATTTGAGGGGGTCTACTAACGAGCTCTGGGCCTTTCATTATG AATCGGAGTGGTGGCAGCAGGTGCGCACGAGCGGCGCGGGCCCGGCGCGGCACCGGCACGCGGGCGCGCTGCACGACGCGCGCCTCTACGTGCACGGCGGCCAGTGCGACCTGCGCGACTGCGCCGACCTGTGGCACTACGACACCA TATCGCGCGTGTGGACGCAGGTGCGCACGCCCGCCAAGTGCTCGCCGAGCGCGCGCAGCGGCCACGCGGGGCTGCGCGCGGGCGGACACCTCTACATCTTCGGGGGGGAGGCCGCCGGACACCCCACCAACGAGCTGTGGCGGTTCCACTTCG CGACGGAAACTTGGGAGCGCATTATACACACACTGAAATGGCCGTCCGCCCGCGTGGACTGCCGCGCGCTGCTGGTGAGCGCCCCCTGCGGCCGGCGCGCCCCCGCCTCCGCCCCCGCGCCCTCCTTCTCCTCTCCCGCCCCCGCTCCCCCGCCGCCCCGCGCCGAGCCGCCCGCCGGCTTCTTGCGCGAGATCTCGAAGCTCTCCTCCTTCCACatccgccgcgccgcccgctgCTCCTACAGCGTGCTCGGCGACCAGGACTCCACCGAAAGCCTCATCAGGGAATCCGCTTCCCTCTCCAAGTCCCGCTCCGCTTACATCATCGACGAGCGCCAGCCGGCCGACGGCGGCGAGAGCCCCAAAGAAGGAACCGTCCCAGAACAGTGCGTCGTGTCCAGAGAACCGATATCCGTTCCGGATTTTGCGGACATGGTCCTGCCGACACCGGTTCTGTCCCCCATCGAGGCGACGAAGCTAGTCTACCTAGATTCGGAGGAAGAGGAAGACTTGAAGCTAAAGAGAATAGAGAAAACGACCGTCCTGCCGAAATCAGCATCCGTCAAATTCACCAAAATCCCTGTGACCGataaaaatgatgatgaaGGGGAGTTGTCGACGTCCGATTACGCGAGCGCTGAGAAGGTCAACCGTCCGAACAGAGCGTCTTTGGGTTTCAGCAACCCACATTATTTAGGGCCGGACATTAGAAATCTAGGGTCAGCCATGACGCCTGACTCTGGTGTTGGAGGGGGGGACATCGAGTTACAGGATATGAGTGAAAGGCGGTCTAGAAGTGAACCCAGGAATGGGGAAACCCAGCTGTATTTGCTTCTGGTGGGGGGGAAGGAGCCGCCGCACCGGGCTCTGTTGCAGAGTCCCCTCTCCATGTGGACCTATCGGCTGCTATGA